A segment of the Marmota flaviventris isolate mMarFla1 chromosome 2, mMarFla1.hap1, whole genome shotgun sequence genome:
TTGAGAATAACATCaggatatttttcttaaaaattaggtAAATATCTGTCATGGTAATTGTGTTTATTTGTAACTTATGAGTCTATTCTATGTTCTGTTATCCACAACAAACATAGGTATGACTGATTTCTTTAGGAGAATTGTATTTCTTGCCATTTATAATTTATGCTTTCAAGTTCTTACATAAGGTTAAGGGAAATAGTGTTCATGATAAGGTAGGAGTTTTGATCATTCATCTTTTCCTTGGCACCACCCTAgagatttcaaaatataaaaaaagatgtgacacacaaaaaatgaaacaatgccaagagaaaaaaaaattataaaaggaaaaatatacaattatCTTCCTAACAGCAATCTTCACAAGAACTTTGCATTTTCATAAAGATAGTTATAAGCAACATTATTGAtacctttaaaaatgaataatcagTGTTCACTGACACGTTTATCTTGTGTTCACTAAGCACTAACACTCAAAGATGTTCTTTTCTTACacatgaacataataccttttcCTGTTAGAAAACGCAGATCAGTGATGGATACATAGTCAAAGGGAAAACAAGTAAATAGATAAtgtttgtgtctgtgttgttCAGGAAATCGTAATATTTCAATGTCTAGGAATTTCTCAGCATCCATCCATAAAACAGTAGATCAGTATTTTCTATTGATATGTTTAAGTTATAAGGAGTATCCATTCAAAGTTTATCAAGTCTGAATCTAATTTCAGTTGCCATCCACTTTAATCTCTGTCCACATGACTTTGCACTGATAGTTGTTTCTAATCCATTTAGTTTACTAAATTATCTCTGTTAGATCACAGATGGGATTTAATTAATGATAAGTTATATGCTAGTTTTACATCCAAATCTTTATGTCAAGATATTTATCAAATGACTTTCTAGACAATTTCTCTCCTTAAAGTTCTTTTGACATACATTTTAGAGGGTTAAAGTTTCAGTTTTATGATATATTATTAGAAGAGGTTCAGTAGTGGGTTTGGAAATCAGTATGCATAGTACAGATAAACTAAATATTGTACTGTCATTCATACTATATTtcaatattaatttacattcattttcctAAGCAGATgtgttaattttctttattcactgtaAAGGTATTTATTAAATCTCACTCAGATCTCCTTATTAGAATAGTGGACTATAGTTAGATTTTAGGTAAGACCacaagtattttagtttttcacCTTGCTGTCCTGCTCTCTTCACTACTTCTTGTGAGTGCACCCTCTCAATTATTTGCACAAAAAAACATCTTTGGTTCtgcttcttgaaaaaaaaaaaacagtattagGCATTTAGTTTCTCTTTTGGACATAATGCCATGGATAACTGGCTCAGATTCCTTTTCATAATTATCCTTTTCATTCTAATATATTGATgctaaatttcaaaatgaatatcAAATTTTACAAATTGTAAAAATCCATCATTACTTATCCTACCAACTGATAACCTATTCTTCTCTCCAGGTTAACTCAGAAGATAAAGTGAATAAAATGGATGGAGGAAATCAGTCTGTAATGTCAGAATTTGTGCTTCTGGGACTTGGCCACTCATGGGATATGCAAGTCTTACTCTTCATGATATTTTTGATACTTTACCTGATCATTGTGTCTGGAAATGTTGTGATCATGACCTTAATCATCACTGATCCTCATCTGCattcccccatgtacttctttctgGCCAACCTGTCTTTTGTTGATATGTGGCTTTCTTCAAACACCACTCCAAAGATGATTGCAGACTTTCTCAGGGAGAAGAAGACCATTTCCTTTGCAGGCTGCATGTCCCAGATCTTCTTTTCCCACTTCATTGCTGGGCTTGAGATGGTGGTACTGGTGAtaatggcctatgaccgctatgtggccatctgtaaacCACTGCACTACTCTACCATTATGAGCCTGCACAGGTGCATTGGGCTGGTGGTGACTGCCTGGACTGTGGGCTTTGTGCATGCCATGAGTCAGATTGTTGTGATTGTGGAGCTGCCATTTTGTGGCCCTAGGGAAATAGATAGCTTTTTCTGCGATAGACCACTGGTAATTGATCTAGCCTGCATGGATTCCCATACGTTGAAAGTTTTAATGAATGTTGACTGTGGGGTTGTAGCCATAACATGCTTTATCCTCTTGCTGATATCCTATACATATATTCTTGTTACAGTATGCCAAAATTCTAAAACTGGTGCATCCAAGGCCCTATCCACCTGCACTGCTCACATCACTGTGGTGGTACTCTTCTTTGGGCCCTGCATATTCATCTATGTGTGGCCACTCAACATCACATGGATGGACAAATTTCTTGCTGTGTTTTACTCCATTTTTACACCTTTACTCAATCCAGCCATTTATACACTGagaaataaagagatgaaaaatgccATTAAGAGATTTGGAAACTACTATGTGgatttcaaaggaaataattaatgcCTAGAAAACTAAAAGTCCTTAATTATCAGAGAGTTATCCAATCAGCCATcctatgtttttaaatatgttagaTGATGAactaaatttgtatttgtttttcaaaggtGTAAATCTGTCCCACAGGGTAGTATCTTATCAAATTTCTCTTGAATTTTATCTAATTTCATTTGGAGAAGAAgtgtttctgtattttaatgGCTCCCTCAAAACCTTCATGTGCCATTTGTCAATAGGCAATGGgatattatttttccttagaTTCATATCTAAATACCAGTGgcaaattgagagagagagagagagagagagagagagagagagagagagaaagagaaataaaaggataaGCTACGTAAGAAATAACCATGAAGATTACTCTTTCTTGTGTTTCATTAActcaataaaagtaaaaaataaataaaatctaatgcTATTTCCTTTGGTTATTTCAGAACTCGAGAACAAAAtgtattctttaaattattacaattatatttattttatccccTGAAATGCAATCTCCCTGAATCCAGGGACCATGGTATACATTATTAATAATGAAACTGAAGTATTTCTCTCCATCCAATTACTAAAGCTTCCCCTGTAGTGAATACTGTCTATCAATCATACAAATGAGACACTTCATTATCACAGTCTGTTCCTATTCTCACAAGTTTGTTATCAGAATTATTCCCAAGCTTTATTGTCATTAATCTGTCAATTATATTCATTATTAACCCCAATGATCTAGCCAAACTAGTAAAATCTCATGAAACAATATAGGTATGCttccagccacaaaaaaaaaatagtggagaAGGAGCaagtggaggaggagaaggagaaggaagaggaagaagaggaggaggaggacaacaACAACGCAGGTGTAGCAAAGGTGAAAACTCAGTGTACTGCTTCCATTCTTTCTAGTGGGACAATTTCTCCTCATAACTGCCCTTTAGGACTATAGTTACATTAAGCAATACCAATATTTCACCAGAATACTTCATTTAATTGACATTATAAAAAttcaacctttcttttttttacttcttctaaTTTGTTATCATGCAAAATCATCAGTATATTCAGGTTGAAATTTTTACTTGCCAGTCCACTGGTTATAAAGAACtctcctgggctgggattgtggctcagtggtagagcgctcgcctagcacatgtaaggtcctgagtttaatcctcagcaccacataaaaataaataagtaaaataaaggtattgtgtccaactacaaccaaaaaataaatatataaaaaaagaactttccaTGTAGCCAGAGTTGTACactgaaggagagaaaaaaaaatcaggagtaGTTGTAAAAGTAGATGCACCATCAGCTAATGCAATTTCTTTATGCATGTGGTGTTAGAAAACTTGATTTCTTGAGTGCCATTTCTACTTGatgataaaattccatttttgcaTCTCAATTTACACTATGAAGAATGTGGTGGGATTCAAGTAATGATAAACAACAGATCACACAATCACTTGCTGTCAAAGCCTACACACATGAGCCAGTAGTGTtagcatatgcctgtaacccCTGCAGCTccagaaactgaggcaagaggattgtgagttccaagtcagcctcagcaatttagtgaggccctaaacaattcagcaTCAATATATTAGAATGAAAAAGATAATGTCTGTAAATGTTGTCATTATGACCTTAATCATCACTGACACTCATCTGCATTCCCCCATGTACTTCCTTCTGGCCAACCTGTCTTTTTTTGATATGTGGCTTTCTTCAAACACCACTCCAAAGATGATTGCAGACTTTCTCAGGGAGAAGAAGACCATTTCCTTTGCAGGCTGCATATCTCAGatcttcttttcccatttcatTGCTGGGCTTGAGATGGTGATACTTATGGTGCATCTACTTTCACAACTACTCCTgcaaatctaaatctaaattaaatacaaaaaaaggttggggttgtggatcagtggttaagtgtccctgagttcaattcctgataccaaaagaaaaaaaacattaaaaaaaaactatatacttTCTATCTACCAGAGCTCAATAGGATGATGACCACtggtttttaagaaaaattattaggAGGTTTATGGCCCATTGTCTACTCCAAATTGCTTccttttttctgattatttgatCCAATGAGAATGTTTAAGACAtccaaaataatttccttttttctgattATTGGATTCAGTGAAAATTACAACATTAATATAGTTGATCAATATgctttcaaaatatcaaaatgttcaatatttctgTAGAACATATCATGATTAATGtgaaatttttatgatatttgagTTATatctaatataattatatatgtaatataatttttaatattatattttgttaatgaTTCGAATAAGAGATTTCTTAACTTGTACTTTCAAGTTTAGAAATACAAGTGTATGGATTTCTCCATGAGAAAACCACAAGATATTTTACTACTCATTTTAATTTATCCTCACAAGAAAGCTCTCTTTGTATAATACCAAAAAGAATTATTTGGTAAAAGGAAAACACCAAGATTCCTAATACTTGGTTCCATATAAGTGATGCAGATGATGATTgtgattattttctaaataatgaaTGCCATTACTATTCAGATTAGAAAACATAActtccaaggtttttttttttttttttttttttttagtttttacctCTTCACATCTTTTATGACTGTGTTATTCAGGTTATGTTCAAAGTAACACAGTGCATAGTATCTCAGTCTATTCAAAGGAGTaacaaaatttaaagttaaaaacttACTGGTAAAAGTAAGTAGATAGTCAAATTGAGAACACTTAAATAATGTTACAGTATTGTAAAAGCACCATTATACTTTGTATCACTTTAATGTGAAGGTAACACATTGCTAATCATCAGAAAGATGCAAATCTAAATGACAAAGAGATATCACCTCACTCCTGTTAAAAtaactattatcaaaaagaataaaaggataaaCTGGTGGAGAAGATATGGAGAAATCATTGTAAACTGTTGGTGGGGATGTAagttagtatagccattatggaaaacagtgtgatggtgcctcaaaaattaaaaatggaactgtCACATCATCCAGTAAGCCTAATAACtggtatatattcaaaagaaagaaaatgagtatGTCAAGAGGTGtctatacacaaacacacacacacacgcacacacaaacacacacacaagtgcattcgtacacacacacacacacacacatatttatagcagcactactcacaatagccaagagatAAAATCAACTTGTGTCTATCAAacataaatgtataaagaaaatgtgttacatatacacagtggaatatcttccagttataaaaaaaagaaaagaaattttattgtttaCAACAACTTGGATAAACCTAGAGGACACTGTGTTTTGTCAAATAAGCCAGGTATATAAAGATTAATACTGCATGATTTTACTCATATGCAGAATCTAAAAACATTGATCTCATACAAATAGTAGAATTTTGGCTACCAGAGACTGGTGAAGTTGGGTGAAAAAAGGGAGTTTAAAAGATACTGGTAAAAGGACACAAAATTATAGGAGGTTTCAATTTGAGATCAGTTGGCCAATATTTCTGAagaatatatatggaaatatcttcaaaaaatactagcaaattgaGTTCAACTACACATGGTCACCATAAATCTATCCCTGAGATATAATGATGGTTCTGAATGTGCAAATTAACCAATGAACTACAACACATTAACAAAATAACAGATGAAAATCATATTGTCATCTcaataggaaaatgcaaatcagaaacATATCAGATATTGTCTCAACTGAGATACTGTCTTACTCAAATTAGAATTTCTACTATcacaaagacaaaaaacaatgctggtgaggatgcagagaaaggaGAATCTCATATGTTATTGCTGGGACTAAAAATAAGTATAGCTCTTATGGAGAACAGCATAGAAATTTCTCAAGAAACAAGATAGATAATTTGATGCAGCAATTCcattactgggtatatatccaatagaaagaaaatcagtatgttgaagaaatATCTCTatttccatgtttattgcagtactaTTCACATTGGCCAAGAAATGTTGTCAGTTA
Coding sequences within it:
- the LOC114085012 gene encoding olfactory receptor 4K3-like, producing MDGGNQSVMSEFVLLGLGHSWDMQVLLFMIFLILYLIIVSGNVVIMTLIITDPHLHSPMYFFLANLSFVDMWLSSNTTPKMIADFLREKKTISFAGCMSQIFFSHFIAGLEMVVLVIMAYDRYVAICKPLHYSTIMSLHRCIGLVVTAWTVGFVHAMSQIVVIVELPFCGPREIDSFFCDRPLVIDLACMDSHTLKVLMNVDCGVVAITCFILLLISYTYILVTVCQNSKTGASKALSTCTAHITVVVLFFGPCIFIYVWPLNITWMDKFLAVFYSIFTPLLNPAIYTLRNKEMKNAIKRFGNYYVDFKGNN